One window of Marinomonas primoryensis genomic DNA carries:
- a CDS encoding multidrug effflux MFS transporter, with amino-acid sequence MSILKKRTSADGFLPEKEFIALFALMMSLTALSMDSMLPAFPNIATSLGIEDYQKTQWIVSAMIFGMMFGEIIFGPLSDAIGRKKCILIGIGIYIGGSVIALSASSIEVFLLGRVIQGFGVSGPKIASRALVRDLYKGAAMARIMSFVMMVFILVPLLAPSIGQLVMQVADWRWIFALLVFQASVAGGWLLLRQPETLTKENRIPLNRKRLIADVRIILSRRDVMAFTVLLGCIFGGLMLHISTAQSIFQDVYQTGDRFPLYFALLAIGSSVINFSNGKIVQRVGMLRCVIAALSVLLAASFVLLLSTLYFDGVPPFVLFMGLGMIMFSCFGMVFGNVNAMAMEPLGKIAGLGASVISSLSSFIAIVFSTLVGQFYHFTVTPLASGFVIFSIMALVMLRYGNRYRQRSGENVDVG; translated from the coding sequence GTGTCGATCTTGAAAAAACGCACCAGTGCCGACGGTTTTTTACCCGAAAAAGAGTTTATCGCGCTGTTTGCTTTGATGATGTCGTTGACGGCGTTGAGTATGGATTCTATGTTGCCAGCGTTCCCAAATATCGCAACATCTTTGGGCATCGAGGATTATCAAAAAACACAATGGATCGTGTCGGCGATGATCTTTGGCATGATGTTCGGCGAGATTATTTTCGGGCCTTTGTCGGACGCAATCGGTCGGAAAAAATGCATTCTGATCGGTATTGGTATTTATATTGGCGGTTCGGTTATTGCGTTGTCCGCGTCGTCGATTGAGGTGTTTTTACTCGGCCGTGTGATTCAAGGTTTTGGTGTGTCGGGGCCAAAAATCGCGTCGCGGGCGTTGGTTCGAGATCTTTATAAAGGCGCGGCCATGGCGCGCATTATGTCGTTTGTGATGATGGTGTTTATTTTGGTGCCGTTGCTGGCGCCGTCGATCGGGCAATTGGTGATGCAGGTTGCGGATTGGCGCTGGATTTTTGCCTTGTTGGTGTTTCAAGCGTCGGTGGCGGGTGGTTGGCTGTTGCTACGCCAACCCGAAACTTTGACGAAAGAGAATCGCATCCCGCTCAATCGAAAACGCCTCATTGCCGACGTGCGCATTATTTTGAGTCGCCGCGATGTGATGGCGTTTACGGTGTTGTTGGGCTGCATTTTTGGCGGTTTGATGCTGCACATTAGTACGGCGCAATCGATATTTCAGGATGTGTATCAAACAGGTGATCGCTTCCCGTTGTACTTCGCGTTATTGGCGATTGGGTCGTCTGTTATAAATTTTTCGAATGGTAAAATTGTCCAGCGTGTTGGCATGTTACGCTGTGTGATTGCGGCATTAAGCGTGTTGTTGGCAGCGTCTTTTGTGTTGCTGTTGTCTACATTGTATTTTGATGGTGTGCCGCCTTTCGTGCTCTTCATGGGCTTGGGCATGATTATGTTTTCTTGCTTCGGCATGGTGTTCGGTAATGTGAACGCCATGGCGATGGAGCCATTGGGGAAAATAGCGGGTCTTGGCGCGTCGGTGATTTCGTCGCTATCGAGCTTTATTGCGATTGTGTTTTCGACATTGGTTGGTCAGTTTTATCATTTCACCGTGACGCCATTGGCAAGCGGCTTTGTGATTTTTTCCATCATGGCTTTAGTGATGTTGAGATATGGAAATCGATATCGACAACGCTCAGGTGAAAACGTAGATGTCGGCTGA
- a CDS encoding LysR family transcriptional regulator — MDIGLAKHLKLNQLRLISVIAEHGQLSIAADEMAMTQPAASRMLSEIEQTIGTRLFVRHAKGMEPTLVGQAVARRAHNLLVELRDLAREVGELKEGGGGTTAIGAVTGAAVGFVIPAIQQLRAIAPKAEIDINVETSDNLVRDLIAGHNDFVLARIPKQYDANEFEIYPARTESVRLIVRKDHPLANLEKVGVRDLVHFEWVMQSHRAPIREAVEAVFMEERAELPLSITNSTSLLALIAILVSSNAIAPMASEVSDLLVGQKVHAGLKTLKLDRSIVMSPYYLLQMRGRQLSPLANQLKRLVLAELEQKPADKNV; from the coding sequence ATGGACATAGGTCTGGCGAAACATTTAAAGCTCAATCAACTGCGTTTAATTTCGGTGATCGCCGAGCACGGTCAGCTCAGTATTGCCGCTGACGAAATGGCGATGACGCAACCTGCCGCATCCCGTATGTTAAGCGAAATTGAACAAACCATCGGTACGCGTTTATTTGTTCGTCATGCAAAAGGCATGGAGCCAACCTTAGTCGGTCAAGCCGTTGCACGTCGCGCGCACAATTTACTGGTCGAATTACGAGATCTGGCCAGAGAAGTCGGCGAACTCAAAGAAGGCGGCGGCGGAACAACCGCCATCGGCGCCGTCACGGGCGCAGCAGTTGGTTTTGTCATTCCTGCCATTCAACAATTACGCGCCATTGCCCCCAAAGCCGAAATTGATATTAATGTCGAAACCAGTGACAATTTGGTTCGTGATCTCATTGCGGGTCACAATGATTTTGTTCTCGCGCGCATTCCAAAACAGTACGACGCCAATGAATTCGAAATTTACCCAGCACGAACAGAGTCTGTCCGACTGATCGTTCGAAAAGACCACCCATTGGCCAATCTAGAGAAAGTCGGTGTGCGAGATTTGGTGCATTTTGAATGGGTCATGCAATCTCATCGCGCGCCGATACGCGAAGCGGTGGAGGCGGTGTTTATGGAGGAGCGCGCCGAACTGCCATTGAGCATCACCAACAGTACGTCGTTATTGGCCTTGATCGCCATTCTGGTGTCTTCTAATGCGATTGCGCCTATGGCCAGCGAAGTCAGCGATCTTCTCGTGGGACAGAAGGTTCATGCCGGTCTTAAAACCCTCAAATTAGACCGCAGTATTGTCATGAGCCCATACTATTTATTGCAAATGCGCGGCCGCCAATTGTCGCCATTGGCGAATCAGCTCAAGCGCTTGGTCTTAGCGGAATTAGAACAAAAACCCGCGGACAAAAACGTCTAA
- a CDS encoding aldehyde dehydrogenase (NADP(+)), producing MLTGQHFIAGKWLKGDATFSSTPATGPSHEFAVGRVSDVDAAVEAAEAAFEEYGYSSREDRAAFLNAIADEIDVLGDQITEVGVQETGLPAARLQGERGRTTGQLRLFAERILSGEYLDRRFDEALPDRAPLPRPDMYMIQRPIGPVAVFGASNFPLAFSTAGGDTAAALAAGCPVVVKGHSAHPGTGELVAQAVEAAIKRCKMPAGVFSLIQGGNRQVGQSLVQHPLIKAVGFTGSLAGGRALFDLCAARPEPIPFFGELGSVNPMFLMPEAVKNRAEELGKGWAGSLTMGAGQFCTNPGIAVMLDNADSKAMIAAASAALSDVAAQTMLTDGIADAYRSGVAAIDKTGIPAAVRSKDTEDRTVLPNLFTVTGQAWLDHPTLHHEVFGPLGLVVLADSVEQMVELARHLEGQLTCTIHLDEGDYAACQKLLPVLERKAGRLLANGFPTGVEVNDTMVHGGPYPASTNFGATSVGTLSIRRFLRPVCYQNIPSALLPKDLTE from the coding sequence ATGTTAACGGGACAGCATTTTATTGCCGGTAAATGGTTAAAGGGCGACGCAACATTTTCTTCAACGCCTGCCACTGGGCCTTCTCATGAATTTGCTGTAGGTCGCGTCTCAGATGTGGATGCAGCGGTAGAAGCAGCCGAAGCGGCTTTTGAAGAATATGGTTACTCTTCTCGCGAAGACAGAGCGGCTTTTCTGAATGCTATTGCTGATGAAATTGATGTTTTGGGCGATCAAATTACTGAAGTTGGCGTACAAGAAACGGGTTTACCAGCAGCACGTTTGCAAGGTGAGCGTGGACGTACAACAGGACAACTTCGTTTGTTCGCTGAGCGTATTTTATCGGGTGAATATTTGGATCGTCGTTTTGATGAAGCCTTGCCAGATCGTGCGCCATTACCGCGTCCTGATATGTACATGATTCAGCGTCCAATTGGTCCGGTTGCTGTCTTTGGTGCGTCTAACTTTCCGTTGGCGTTTTCAACCGCAGGCGGCGATACGGCGGCGGCGTTAGCGGCGGGTTGCCCCGTGGTGGTTAAAGGACATTCTGCCCATCCGGGAACGGGCGAATTAGTCGCGCAAGCGGTTGAAGCCGCGATAAAACGTTGCAAGATGCCAGCGGGTGTTTTCTCCTTGATCCAAGGGGGAAATCGTCAAGTTGGACAGTCATTAGTACAGCACCCACTGATCAAAGCCGTTGGCTTTACGGGCAGTTTAGCTGGAGGTCGAGCCTTGTTCGACTTGTGTGCTGCGCGTCCAGAGCCGATTCCTTTCTTTGGCGAATTGGGTTCTGTGAACCCAATGTTTTTGATGCCAGAAGCGGTGAAAAATCGTGCTGAAGAATTGGGTAAAGGCTGGGCTGGTTCATTGACTATGGGCGCTGGACAGTTTTGTACCAATCCCGGTATTGCGGTGATGCTGGATAACGCAGATTCAAAAGCTATGATCGCAGCAGCGAGTGCGGCGTTGTCCGACGTAGCGGCGCAAACCATGCTAACCGACGGCATTGCTGATGCCTATCGTTCTGGTGTGGCGGCGATTGATAAAACTGGTATTCCGGCGGCTGTGCGTTCGAAGGATACAGAGGATCGTACGGTACTGCCTAACTTATTCACAGTGACTGGTCAGGCTTGGTTAGATCATCCAACGCTGCATCATGAAGTTTTTGGCCCACTTGGTTTGGTTGTATTAGCAGACAGTGTTGAACAAATGGTTGAGCTTGCTCGTCATTTGGAAGGTCAACTGACGTGTACGATTCACCTTGATGAAGGTGATTATGCCGCGTGTCAGAAACTTCTTCCTGTGTTGGAACGTAAAGCGGGTCGTTTGCTCGCGAATGGTTTCCCAACGGGTGTCGAAGTGAACGATACCATGGTGCATGGCGGGCCTTATCCAGCGTCGACAAATTTCGGTGCAACTTCAGTCGGCACTTTGTCGATTCGTCGTTTCTTGCGTCCGGTTTGTTACCAAAATATTCCCAGCGCATTGTTACCGAAAGACCTCACCGAATAG
- the araD gene encoding L-arabinonate dehydratase, protein MTEFERNTFVPKEWPRKLRSTEWFGGTSRDHIYHRSWMKNQGLPADLFDGRPVIGICNTWSQLTPCNAHLRDLADRVKHGIYEAGGLPLEFPVFSVGESSLRPTAMMYRNMAAMDVEEALRANPLDGVVLLAGCDKTTPALLMGACSVDIPAIVVSGGPMLNGYFRGERVGSGTALWQMSEDIKAGKMTQEDFLEAEQSMSRSAGSCNTMGTASTMASMAEALGMALSGNAAIPAVDSRRRVMAHLTGRRIVDMVKDDLKPSDILTRQAFENAIRVNGAIGGSTNAVIHLLAIAGRVGVDLTLDDWDKLGQEIATIVNLMPSGKYLMEEFFYAGGLPVVIKHLAEAGKLHKDAITVSGESIWDEVKEVRNWNPDVILPVEKALTQKGGIVVLKGNLAPQGAVLKPSAASPHLLQHRGRAVVFEDIDDYKAKINDEALDIDENCVMVLKNCGPKGYPGMAEVGNMGLPPKVLRKGIKDMVRISDARMSGTAYGTVVLHTTPEAAAGGPLAVIQNGDMIELDVENRRLHVDISDEEMATRLANWKSHLEPPKSGYIKLFHDHVQGADTGADFDFLKGCRGAAVPKDSH, encoded by the coding sequence ATGACTGAGTTTGAGAGAAACACGTTTGTCCCAAAAGAATGGCCCCGTAAATTACGTTCAACCGAATGGTTTGGTGGAACATCGCGAGATCATATTTATCACCGCAGCTGGATGAAAAACCAAGGCTTGCCTGCCGACTTATTTGATGGTCGTCCGGTCATTGGGATTTGTAATACATGGTCGCAATTAACGCCTTGTAACGCCCACCTTCGTGATCTTGCTGACCGAGTCAAACACGGTATTTATGAAGCGGGTGGTTTGCCCTTGGAGTTTCCTGTTTTTTCAGTGGGAGAGAGCTCACTTCGTCCTACTGCCATGATGTATCGCAACATGGCGGCGATGGATGTGGAAGAAGCGTTGCGAGCCAATCCGCTCGACGGTGTTGTCTTATTGGCGGGTTGTGACAAAACGACACCAGCATTGTTAATGGGCGCGTGTAGTGTCGATATTCCAGCGATAGTTGTGTCTGGTGGCCCGATGTTGAATGGCTACTTTAGAGGCGAGCGCGTGGGTTCTGGCACCGCGCTGTGGCAAATGTCGGAAGACATCAAGGCCGGCAAGATGACACAGGAAGACTTTCTTGAAGCCGAGCAATCCATGTCTCGTTCAGCGGGTTCATGTAACACCATGGGCACCGCCAGCACCATGGCGTCGATGGCAGAAGCCTTGGGCATGGCGTTGTCAGGCAACGCGGCGATTCCCGCTGTAGACAGCCGTCGTCGTGTTATGGCGCATTTAACAGGTCGTCGTATTGTTGACATGGTTAAAGACGATTTGAAGCCGTCTGACATTTTGACTCGCCAAGCCTTCGAGAATGCTATTCGTGTTAACGGCGCGATTGGTGGTTCGACCAATGCCGTGATTCATTTGTTGGCGATTGCGGGTCGTGTTGGCGTGGATTTAACTCTTGATGATTGGGATAAATTAGGCCAAGAAATTGCCACCATTGTGAATCTCATGCCGTCGGGCAAATACTTGATGGAAGAGTTTTTCTACGCAGGCGGTTTGCCAGTGGTGATCAAGCATTTGGCCGAAGCGGGCAAGCTGCATAAAGACGCGATTACGGTGTCCGGTGAATCAATTTGGGACGAAGTGAAAGAGGTTCGTAACTGGAATCCTGACGTTATTTTGCCGGTTGAAAAAGCACTGACACAAAAAGGCGGCATTGTCGTATTGAAAGGCAACCTTGCGCCTCAGGGCGCAGTATTGAAACCATCAGCAGCGTCGCCGCATTTATTGCAACATCGCGGGCGCGCGGTGGTGTTTGAAGACATTGACGATTACAAAGCCAAGATCAATGACGAAGCTTTGGATATCGACGAAAACTGCGTCATGGTGCTAAAAAACTGTGGGCCAAAAGGTTACCCAGGTATGGCGGAAGTGGGCAACATGGGTTTGCCACCAAAAGTGCTGCGCAAAGGCATTAAAGACATGGTGCGCATTTCTGATGCACGTATGTCGGGAACGGCCTATGGCACCGTGGTTCTGCATACCACGCCAGAAGCGGCTGCCGGTGGGCCATTAGCCGTGATTCAAAATGGCGATATGATTGAGTTAGACGTCGAAAATCGTCGTCTCCATGTAGACATTTCAGATGAAGAAATGGCGACACGTTTAGCAAACTGGAAAAGTCATTTAGAGCCGCCAAAAAGTGGCTACATCAAACTCTTCCATGACCACGTACAAGGTGCCGATACGGGCGCCGATTTTGACTTCTTAAAAGGTTGTCGTGGTGCTGCGGTGCCAAAAGACAGTCATTAA
- a CDS encoding SDR family NAD(P)-dependent oxidoreductase has translation MNKTKSAVYPDLKDRSVFISGGATGIGAAIVEAYAKQGAKTAFVDLDEKAGTALAKRLTKDGCEVRFEVCDITDIQDYQSKIRAAAEAFGPISVLMNNAANDVRHSLESLTEERFDELVGVNIKHAMFAAQAVAPMMLKLGGGSIINFGSVGWMMATAGYPTYGTSKAATHGLTRSLARDLGGSGIRVNTLVPGWVMTEKQLRMWVDDAAEEKIKQSQCLAGKVLPEHIANMALFLGADASAMCSAQNFIVDGGWV, from the coding sequence ATGAATAAAACAAAGAGTGCCGTTTATCCAGATTTAAAAGATCGCTCGGTGTTTATCTCTGGCGGTGCGACGGGTATTGGTGCGGCCATCGTTGAAGCATATGCCAAGCAAGGTGCGAAAACAGCCTTTGTGGATTTGGATGAAAAAGCCGGTACGGCGCTCGCCAAACGTCTGACCAAAGACGGTTGTGAAGTGCGCTTTGAAGTGTGTGACATCACTGACATTCAAGACTATCAAAGCAAAATACGTGCAGCAGCAGAGGCTTTTGGGCCTATTTCTGTGTTGATGAATAACGCCGCGAATGATGTGCGTCATTCTTTGGAATCGCTGACAGAAGAGCGCTTTGATGAACTGGTTGGGGTGAACATCAAGCACGCCATGTTTGCCGCGCAAGCCGTCGCGCCGATGATGCTAAAGCTTGGTGGTGGTTCGATTATCAATTTTGGTTCTGTGGGTTGGATGATGGCAACGGCCGGTTATCCAACTTACGGCACGAGCAAAGCAGCGACTCATGGTTTAACTAGATCCCTTGCCCGTGACTTGGGCGGCTCTGGTATTCGTGTAAATACCTTGGTGCCGGGCTGGGTGATGACAGAAAAACAACTGCGGATGTGGGTCGATGACGCCGCAGAAGAAAAAATTAAACAAAGCCAATGCCTTGCAGGCAAAGTGCTACCAGAACACATCGCTAACATGGCGTTGTTTTTGGGCGCTGATGCGTCGGCCATGTGCTCGGCGCAAAACTTTATTGTTGATGGAGGTTGGGTATGA
- the araD1 gene encoding AraD1 family protein — MLFLSQIKQGGVVCREVLSNGSTAHLVLHASSVYELAKEAVKNGVPLKSIIEKHGLGESVNLAELAKNNQLDCPVRHPDPAHMYLTGTGLTHLGSAATRNAMHAKSEELTDSMKIFQMGVEGGKPKDGQKGVQPEWFYKGNGAGVIAPGDALPSPSFALDGGEEPEIAGFYLVGEDGKVHRLGYTLANEFSDHITERQNYLYLAHSKLRPASFGPELLVGELPMHIDGHSRIERGEKTLWEKGFLSGEDNMSHTFKNLEHHHFKYSIFRQPGDLHVHMFGTATLSFADGIQAQEGDVFEISSPTFGLPLRNTLARADELDTEVAPL; from the coding sequence ATGTTGTTTTTATCTCAAATTAAACAGGGTGGCGTGGTCTGTCGTGAAGTGCTTTCTAATGGAAGTACGGCACACCTTGTTCTTCATGCGTCGAGTGTTTACGAACTCGCAAAAGAAGCGGTTAAAAATGGCGTGCCGCTGAAGTCCATTATCGAAAAACATGGTTTGGGCGAGTCTGTGAATTTGGCCGAACTTGCTAAGAACAACCAGTTAGATTGTCCTGTTCGTCATCCAGATCCGGCACACATGTATTTAACCGGAACAGGATTGACTCACTTAGGTTCTGCCGCGACGCGTAATGCGATGCATGCGAAAAGCGAAGAACTGACGGATTCGATGAAAATTTTTCAAATGGGCGTGGAAGGCGGCAAGCCTAAAGACGGTCAAAAAGGTGTACAGCCAGAATGGTTTTATAAAGGCAATGGCGCTGGTGTGATCGCACCGGGCGATGCTTTACCTTCGCCATCTTTTGCTTTAGATGGCGGTGAAGAGCCTGAAATCGCTGGTTTTTACTTGGTGGGCGAAGACGGTAAAGTACATCGTCTTGGTTACACCTTGGCGAATGAATTTTCTGATCACATAACAGAGCGCCAAAACTATTTGTATCTAGCGCATTCGAAATTGCGCCCAGCGTCGTTTGGCCCTGAACTGCTGGTGGGTGAACTACCAATGCATATTGATGGTCATTCACGCATTGAACGTGGTGAGAAAACCCTGTGGGAAAAAGGCTTTTTATCAGGTGAAGACAATATGTCACACACCTTCAAAAACTTAGAACATCATCATTTCAAATATTCGATTTTCCGTCAGCCGGGTGATCTGCATGTGCATATGTTTGGCACAGCAACCTTGTCTTTCGCCGATGGTATTCAGGCTCAAGAAGGCGATGTCTTTGAAATTTCCTCTCCGACGTTTGGTCTGCCATTACGCAATACCTTGGCGAGAGCGGATGAACTCGATACCGAGGTAGCGCCGTTATGA
- the mmsB gene encoding multiple monosaccharide ABC transporter permease, with product MTTKETSTVIQSAPSVASYLKSHMRDYGMLIALVVIMGMFQFLTDGILMRPVNLTNLFLQNSYIIIMAIGMLLVIVAGHIDLSVGSVAGFIGALAAVMAVNYDLPTIIVVPVCLIVGLIIGGLQGYWIAYWKIPAFIVTLAGMLVFRGLTLALLEGQSIGPFPESFQLLSTGFVPDVFGVGRPNVTALVLGVLAASAIVFLAARSRFRALKYGIQDEPFSFFIVKNALIAVAIIYLSYMLSTYRGLPNVLMTMAVLIAIYTFLTNSTTIGRRIYALGGNVKAAKLSGINTERLTFLTFANMGMLAALAGLIFAARLNTATPKAGFAMELDVIAAVFIGGASMSGGVGKIIGAVIGAFIMGVMNNGMSILGIGIDWQQVIKGLVLLAAVIFDVYNKQKAR from the coding sequence ATGACAACAAAAGAAACCTCTACAGTGATCCAGTCGGCACCTTCTGTTGCCAGCTACTTGAAATCGCATATGCGTGATTACGGCATGTTGATCGCACTGGTTGTGATTATGGGCATGTTTCAGTTTTTGACCGATGGCATCTTGATGCGTCCGGTTAACTTAACCAATTTATTTTTACAGAATAGTTACATCATTATCATGGCAATTGGCATGTTACTGGTCATTGTAGCGGGGCACATTGATTTATCGGTTGGTTCGGTGGCGGGCTTTATCGGTGCGTTAGCGGCGGTAATGGCAGTGAATTATGACTTGCCAACCATTATCGTGGTGCCAGTGTGTCTTATCGTTGGTTTGATCATCGGTGGCTTACAAGGCTATTGGATTGCCTACTGGAAAATCCCCGCGTTTATCGTCACCTTGGCAGGCATGTTGGTGTTTCGTGGTCTGACTTTGGCCTTGTTGGAAGGCCAGTCTATTGGCCCTTTTCCAGAAAGTTTTCAATTGTTGAGTACAGGGTTTGTGCCTGATGTGTTTGGTGTTGGTCGTCCTAATGTCACGGCTCTTGTATTGGGTGTGTTGGCAGCGAGCGCGATTGTCTTTTTGGCTGCACGCAGCCGATTTCGAGCGTTGAAATACGGTATCCAAGATGAGCCTTTTTCGTTCTTTATCGTTAAGAATGCTTTGATCGCAGTGGCTATTATTTATTTGTCTTACATGTTGAGCACTTACCGTGGCTTGCCAAATGTGCTGATGACCATGGCGGTGTTGATCGCGATTTATACCTTCTTGACCAACAGCACCACAATTGGTCGTCGCATCTATGCTTTGGGTGGCAATGTAAAAGCCGCTAAGCTATCGGGTATTAATACAGAACGCTTAACCTTTTTGACCTTTGCCAATATGGGCATGTTGGCCGCATTGGCCGGTTTGATCTTTGCCGCACGCTTAAATACAGCGACGCCAAAAGCGGGTTTCGCCATGGAGTTAGATGTTATTGCAGCCGTATTTATCGGTGGCGCTTCCATGTCGGGCGGCGTTGGTAAGATCATCGGCGCGGTGATTGGTGCCTTCATCATGGGCGTAATGAACAACGGGATGTCGATATTGGGTATAGGGATTGATTGGCAGCAGGTTATTAAGGGCTTGGTATTGCTCGCTGCGGTTATCTTCGACGTCTACAACAAACAAAAAGCGCGCTAA
- the mmsA gene encoding multiple monosaccharide ABC transporter ATP-binding protein — protein sequence MENIILEMRSITKTFPGVKALDAVNLKVRDGEIHALVGENGAGKSTLMKVLSGVYPHGSYEGDILFNDEAVAFSGITDSEEKGIIIIHQELALVPLLSIAENLFLGNENVENGVINWPKTYSRTQELLAKVGLKESPSTLVGQLGVGKQQLVEIAKALAKEVKLLILDEPTAALQENDSAKLLDLLLEFKAQGISSILITHKLNEISRVADTITVIRDGASVSTLDCRAQSISEEDIIRDMVGRDMANRYPARKKPIQEGHLGKTLMEVSNWNVWHPDAIDRQMIHDIAFNVHAGEIVGIAGLMGSGRTELAMSLFGKSYGKNIQGKVSLRGEVADLSTVPKAIKSGLAYVTEDRKELGLILEESIQTNTTLANLDRVSSNGVIDENIERQVSEDYRKALNIRTPSVFQKVMNLSGGNQQKVVLSKWLYSQPDVLILDEPTRGIDVGAKFEIYSIINQLADDGKGVVMISSEMPELLGMCDRIYVMNEGRFVGELDKADASQEKIMSMIVKA from the coding sequence ATGGAAAATATTATTTTGGAAATGCGCAGCATTACCAAGACGTTTCCTGGAGTAAAAGCCCTCGATGCGGTGAACCTTAAAGTTCGAGATGGCGAGATTCACGCTTTAGTGGGTGAAAATGGTGCAGGTAAATCGACTCTTATGAAGGTGTTGAGTGGGGTTTATCCACATGGAAGCTATGAAGGCGATATTCTTTTTAATGATGAAGCGGTCGCGTTTTCCGGAATAACGGACAGCGAAGAAAAAGGCATCATTATTATTCACCAAGAGCTGGCGCTAGTGCCGCTTTTATCCATCGCTGAGAATCTATTTTTAGGTAATGAGAATGTCGAAAACGGCGTGATTAACTGGCCAAAAACCTATTCTCGTACACAAGAGTTATTAGCAAAAGTTGGTCTAAAAGAGTCACCATCCACCTTAGTTGGTCAATTAGGTGTGGGCAAGCAGCAACTAGTTGAGATTGCGAAAGCCCTTGCCAAAGAAGTGAAGTTATTGATTCTGGATGAGCCAACCGCTGCATTACAAGAGAACGACAGCGCCAAGTTGCTTGATCTGTTGCTGGAATTTAAAGCACAAGGCATTTCTTCTATCCTGATCACCCACAAGCTAAACGAAATCAGTCGTGTAGCAGACACCATCACCGTTATTCGTGATGGTGCCTCTGTATCGACATTAGATTGCCGTGCGCAAAGCATTAGTGAAGAAGACATTATTCGTGACATGGTTGGCCGAGATATGGCGAATCGTTACCCCGCAAGAAAGAAACCGATCCAAGAAGGTCACTTAGGCAAAACGCTGATGGAAGTCAGCAACTGGAATGTTTGGCACCCTGATGCGATAGATCGCCAAATGATTCATGACATCGCCTTCAATGTTCATGCTGGCGAAATCGTCGGTATTGCTGGTTTGATGGGGTCAGGTCGAACTGAATTGGCAATGAGCCTATTTGGAAAAAGTTACGGAAAAAATATTCAAGGCAAAGTGAGTTTGCGTGGCGAAGTCGCTGATTTATCGACGGTACCAAAAGCCATAAAAAGTGGCTTAGCTTACGTAACGGAAGACCGCAAAGAGTTGGGTTTGATCCTTGAAGAAAGCATTCAAACCAACACGACATTAGCGAACCTAGACCGTGTGTCTTCGAATGGCGTGATTGATGAAAATATAGAACGTCAGGTCTCCGAAGATTATCGCAAAGCACTTAATATCCGCACGCCGAGTGTGTTCCAAAAAGTGATGAACTTATCAGGCGGGAATCAGCAAAAAGTGGTGTTGAGTAAATGGCTATATTCACAGCCAGACGTGCTGATTCTAGATGAGCCAACTCGCGGTATTGACGTGGGGGCCAAGTTTGAAATTTACAGCATCATCAATCAGCTCGCCGATGACGGCAAAGGTGTGGTGATGATTTCTTCAGAGATGCCAGAGTTACTGGGTATGTGTGATCGTATTTACGTGATGAACGAAGGCCGTTTTGTTGGTGAGTTAGACAAAGCTGATGCGAGCCAAGAAAAAATCATGTCAATGATAGTGAAAGCGTAA